In a single window of the Rhizobiaceae bacterium genome:
- a CDS encoding HupE/UreJ family protein: MKQTTKAILIGLGAAGIPAKAFAHVGVGDVHGFVHGFWHPLSGADHLLAMIAVGMFAASLGGRALWLVPAAFVAMMAIGGMVGIAGIPLPFVEIGIGASVVVLGLAVALNWSLSILAAMTLVGFFAVFHGHAHGTEMPVAASGLTYGLGFILATATLHALGIAIGLGIGSVGARLSRFNSQAGGGAMALAGLGMLAGFF, from the coding sequence ATGAAGCAGACAACCAAAGCAATTCTGATTGGCCTTGGAGCGGCTGGCATCCCAGCAAAAGCTTTTGCCCATGTTGGGGTCGGCGACGTGCACGGATTTGTCCATGGATTTTGGCACCCGCTTTCGGGCGCGGACCATCTGCTTGCGATGATCGCCGTAGGAATGTTTGCCGCTTCCCTGGGAGGTCGTGCGCTATGGTTGGTTCCTGCTGCCTTTGTCGCGATGATGGCGATAGGCGGGATGGTCGGCATCGCCGGAATTCCGCTGCCTTTCGTTGAGATCGGTATTGGAGCTTCGGTGGTTGTCCTTGGTCTTGCTGTTGCACTGAACTGGTCGCTATCAATACTCGCTGCGATGACCTTGGTCGGCTTCTTCGCCGTTTTCCATGGTCATGCCCATGGTACGGAAATGCCAGTCGCCGCATCGGGACTTACTTATGGCCTTGGTTTCATTCTGGCGACCGCAACCTTACACGCGCTCGGCATTGCTATTGGACTTGGAATTGGAAGCGTCGGAGCCCGCTTGTCCCGTTTCAACTCGCAAGCGGGTGGTGGGGCGATGGCGCTAGCCGGTTTGGGCATGCTTGCAGGCTTTTTCTAA
- a CDS encoding 3-oxoacid CoA-transferase subunit B: MSGKLTSTQIAWRAAQDITDGAYVNLGIGFPELVAKFQPPGWQAIFHTENGILGFGEAPPPGEEDWDLINAGKKAVTLKPGTAFFHHADSFAMVRGGHLDVAILGAFEVAENGDLANWSTGPKGVPAVGGAMDLVNGAKRVAVITDHVTKDGKPKLVKRCSLPLTGVGCVTRVYTSHAVVDIENGRFVLREKLPAMSIDELQSLTGAELVVPADVGDLVVPELNK; encoded by the coding sequence ATGTCCGGGAAGCTCACTTCGACACAGATCGCATGGCGCGCCGCGCAGGACATTACCGACGGCGCTTACGTCAATCTTGGCATCGGATTTCCGGAACTGGTCGCGAAATTCCAGCCGCCGGGGTGGCAGGCGATCTTCCATACAGAAAATGGCATTCTGGGCTTCGGCGAGGCTCCGCCGCCCGGCGAGGAAGATTGGGATCTGATCAACGCCGGCAAGAAAGCGGTGACGCTGAAGCCCGGCACCGCCTTCTTTCACCACGCCGACAGTTTCGCAATGGTACGCGGAGGCCATCTCGACGTGGCAATCCTCGGCGCCTTTGAAGTCGCGGAGAACGGTGACCTTGCCAACTGGTCGACCGGCCCGAAGGGTGTTCCCGCCGTCGGTGGCGCGATGGACCTCGTGAACGGTGCTAAGCGCGTTGCGGTCATCACTGACCATGTGACGAAGGACGGAAAGCCGAAGCTCGTCAAACGCTGCTCGCTGCCGCTGACCGGCGTCGGCTGCGTCACGCGGGTCTATACTTCGCATGCTGTCGTCGACATCGAAAACGGCCGGTTCGTGCTGCGTGAGAAATTGCCCGCAATGAGCATTGACGAGTTGCAGTCGCTGACAGGCGCTGAGCTTGTCGTTCCCGCTGATGTCGGCGATCTCGTCGTCCCCGAGTTGAACAAATGA
- the pcaH gene encoding protocatechuate 3,4-dioxygenase subunit beta — MIDLGPLIPRNREIHPPACYPDYKTSVPRSPNLPLLSLESGPSEETGPVFGHHKIGALDNNLILNWTKGDAPAIGERILMHGRVLDENNRAVPNTLIEIWQANAGGRYRHKKDTYLAPLDPNFGGCGRTLTDENGYYQFLTIRPGAYPWPNRGNDWRPMHIHVSIYGHSFGQRLITQMYFEGDPLIARCPIAASIRDRSQLDRLVAPLDIGASRPLDFLAYKFDIVLRGRRQTMFENRLEGM; from the coding sequence ATGATTGACCTGGGCCCGCTCATACCTCGCAATCGCGAGATACATCCGCCAGCCTGCTACCCTGACTACAAGACCAGCGTCCCCCGTTCGCCGAACCTGCCGCTGTTATCGCTGGAATCCGGTCCATCGGAGGAGACCGGGCCGGTCTTCGGTCATCACAAGATCGGCGCGCTCGACAACAATCTCATATTGAACTGGACCAAAGGTGACGCCCCGGCGATTGGTGAGCGCATCCTGATGCACGGTCGGGTTCTGGATGAAAACAATCGTGCCGTGCCGAACACGCTGATCGAGATCTGGCAGGCAAACGCGGGTGGCCGCTATCGCCACAAGAAGGATACTTACCTCGCCCCGCTTGATCCGAATTTCGGTGGCTGCGGTCGAACTCTGACGGACGAAAACGGCTACTATCAGTTCCTGACGATCCGTCCGGGTGCGTATCCCTGGCCCAATCGCGGCAATGACTGGAGGCCAATGCATATCCATGTCTCGATCTACGGCCACAGCTTCGGTCAACGGCTCATCACGCAGATGTATTTCGAGGGCGATCCGCTCATCGCGCGATGCCCGATCGCCGCTTCGATCCGCGACCGCTCGCAACTCGACCGGCTGGTTGCGCCGCTCGACATCGGGGCTTCGAGGCCGCTCGATTTCCTTGCCTACAAATTTGACATCGTGCTGCGCGGTCGCCGCCAGACCATGTTCGAGAACAGACTGGAGGGAATGTGA
- the pcaG gene encoding protocatechuate 3,4-dioxygenase subunit alpha yields MVQPLEHLDETPSQTAGPYVHIGLMPTYAGNANYYQEEIGVSPISGGVQGEVIEIVGSVFDGTGWALRDAMIESWQCDASGRFPGQSGADPAMSGLCRFAADAVTGEFTLRTVKPGRVRARNGTLQAPHISLWIVARGINIGLQTRIYFDDEDNAGDVVLSRIEQQQRVDTLIAKKIAEGKYRFDIHLQGQGETVFLDI; encoded by the coding sequence ATGGTTCAGCCTCTGGAGCATCTGGACGAAACCCCGTCGCAGACCGCGGGCCCATACGTGCATATCGGCCTGATGCCGACATATGCGGGCAACGCGAACTACTATCAGGAGGAGATCGGCGTCAGTCCGATTTCCGGCGGAGTGCAAGGCGAGGTCATCGAGATCGTCGGTTCGGTGTTCGACGGCACGGGCTGGGCACTTCGCGACGCAATGATCGAAAGCTGGCAATGCGACGCATCGGGCAGGTTTCCCGGACAGAGCGGCGCCGATCCCGCTATGTCCGGTCTCTGCCGCTTCGCTGCCGACGCGGTGACGGGAGAATTCACGCTTCGCACCGTCAAGCCGGGCCGCGTCAGGGCGCGGAACGGGACACTGCAGGCGCCGCACATATCGCTCTGGATCGTGGCGCGAGGCATCAATATCGGGCTCCAGACGCGGATCTATTTCGATGACGAGGACAATGCCGGAGACGTGGTGCTTTCCCGCATCGAACAGCAGCAGCGGGTTGATACGCTCATTGCAAAGAAGATCGCCGAAGGTAAGTATCGCTTCGACATCCACCTCCAGGGGCAGGGGGAAACGGTGTTCCTCGACATCTGA
- the pcaD gene encoding 3-oxoadipate enol-lactonase — protein MQTLKSGDITLHIRDEGPRDARVVLFANSLGTDLRVWESLLPLLPSGLRMVRYDKRGHGLSDATAAPYDMSTLVSDAEAICTGLGLREVTFVGVSIGGMIGQGLAAKQPDLVKALVLMDTAAKIGTPEMWGLRIEAIHDRGISAIADAILERWFTPRFRESNLELDLWRNMLTRTTVDGYAGCCAAIAGADLTEGTRSLRMPLMAMAGDQDGSTPPDLVRATAELCGAAFHVVTDAGHLPCVEQPGSTAQLIADFLERTA, from the coding sequence ATGCAAACACTCAAATCGGGCGACATAACCCTTCACATTCGTGACGAAGGACCGCGTGACGCAAGGGTGGTCCTCTTTGCCAACTCGCTGGGAACGGATCTGCGCGTGTGGGAATCGTTGCTGCCGCTTTTGCCCAGCGGACTTCGCATGGTGCGCTATGACAAGCGCGGCCACGGGCTGAGCGATGCGACGGCAGCACCTTATGACATGTCCACGCTCGTTTCGGATGCGGAGGCAATATGCACCGGCCTCGGATTGAGGGAGGTGACCTTTGTCGGCGTATCAATCGGCGGAATGATCGGGCAGGGCCTGGCGGCCAAGCAGCCCGACCTTGTGAAGGCGCTTGTGCTGATGGACACCGCAGCGAAGATCGGCACGCCCGAAATGTGGGGGCTGCGCATCGAGGCTATCCACGATCGCGGTATCTCTGCGATTGCCGACGCTATTCTCGAGCGTTGGTTCACCCCTCGCTTTCGGGAGTCGAACCTGGAACTGGACCTTTGGCGCAACATGCTTACGCGAACGACGGTCGATGGCTATGCGGGCTGCTGCGCAGCCATTGCAGGTGCGGATTTGACGGAGGGAACGAGAAGCCTGCGCATGCCTCTGATGGCAATGGCAGGCGACCAGGACGGTTCTACCCCGCCGGACCTTGTGCGCGCCACCGCCGAATTGTGTGGCGCCGCATTCCACGTGGTCACGGATGCAGGGCATCTTCCGTGCGTTGAGCAGCCCGGGTCCACGGCGCAACTCATTGCCGATTTCCTGGAAAGGACTGCCTGA
- a CDS encoding 3-carboxy-cis,cis-muconate cycloisomerase, which translates to MTDVFDHVWLGGLFGDAEMAALWSPEAQLASMRAFEVAWSNALGRFGLVDPAVARSASQAIAAMKFDLDDMRSGTASDGVVVPQFVAQMQSAAGAAKAGVHSGATSQDVIDTASAIAMRNSLDLIDGRLAALAEALGALDARFGAEPLMGRTRMQAATQITVHDRIEPWLLPLADHRVRLAQLRPRVARVQVGGASGDRRALGDKAEPFVADVAQALALGNPSRAWHSMRDGVAEFASFLSLVTGTLGKMGQDIALMAQQGISEIALSGGGGSSAMPHKQNPVLAELLVTLARYNAVQVSALHHAMIHEQERSGAAWTLEWMVLPQMAQATGRALNVGQAVAGLITRMGSLA; encoded by the coding sequence ATGACCGACGTCTTCGACCATGTCTGGCTGGGCGGCCTGTTCGGCGATGCCGAAATGGCAGCGCTTTGGTCGCCCGAAGCTCAGCTTGCCTCCATGCGTGCGTTCGAGGTTGCATGGAGCAACGCGCTCGGACGTTTCGGCCTCGTCGATCCCGCCGTGGCAAGGTCGGCATCGCAAGCGATTGCCGCCATGAAATTCGATCTCGACGACATGCGTTCTGGCACAGCAAGCGATGGCGTGGTAGTGCCGCAATTCGTCGCCCAGATGCAATCGGCGGCAGGTGCGGCAAAGGCCGGCGTGCATTCCGGCGCGACGTCGCAGGATGTGATCGACACGGCGTCGGCCATCGCCATGCGTAACAGTCTTGATCTCATCGACGGCAGGCTTGCGGCGCTGGCCGAAGCGCTCGGCGCGCTCGACGCCCGGTTTGGGGCTGAACCTCTGATGGGCAGGACGCGGATGCAGGCTGCGACGCAGATCACCGTTCATGACCGAATTGAGCCGTGGCTGCTTCCCCTCGCAGATCATCGCGTGCGACTGGCGCAGTTGAGGCCCCGGGTGGCCCGCGTCCAGGTGGGCGGCGCGTCGGGTGATCGGCGTGCGCTGGGCGACAAGGCCGAGCCGTTCGTCGCCGACGTGGCGCAGGCGCTCGCACTCGGCAATCCGTCGCGTGCTTGGCACAGTATGCGCGACGGCGTGGCGGAATTTGCCTCGTTCCTGTCGCTGGTGACGGGAACGCTCGGCAAGATGGGGCAGGATATCGCACTCATGGCGCAGCAGGGGATTTCCGAGATCGCCCTTTCGGGCGGCGGCGGCTCTTCTGCGATGCCCCACAAGCAAAATCCTGTGCTGGCAGAGCTTCTGGTGACGCTCGCGAGATACAATGCCGTACAGGTTTCAGCGCTGCATCATGCAATGATACATGAACAGGAACGCTCCGGCGCAGCGTGGACCCTGGAGTGGATGGTTCTGCCGCAGATGGCGCAGGCGACAGGCAGGGCGTTGAATGTAGGACAGGCAGTAGCAGGCCTGATCACCCGCATGGGCAGTCTCGCGTGA
- a CDS encoding alpha/beta hydrolase codes for MGHFSMEKSRNPGSVLGGNQQTGLSGGRIEIMSWRHYAAQGKALLEHLNISQALLMGGCMGCSAVTAFAAAFPQSTIGMVLFWPVGGARYRLASQQRFAEHLAYVRQNGLPAVLDLAQAGGETFGIDARVGPWASVLRRDAQFANLYVQQDPARYQVIVAGSARMFDRDTAPGPDAEELLNIDVPALIVPGADNSHSAAAARYLSECLSGAEYWDVPVSQQRSVDTALHVSRHLQTMKR; via the coding sequence ATGGGTCACTTCTCGATGGAAAAATCCCGCAATCCCGGGTCAGTTCTCGGCGGAAATCAACAGACCGGTCTTTCCGGCGGTCGGATCGAAATCATGTCATGGCGGCACTACGCGGCGCAGGGGAAGGCGCTTCTTGAGCATCTGAACATTTCGCAAGCCCTTCTGATGGGAGGCTGCATGGGATGCAGCGCTGTGACGGCATTTGCGGCGGCCTTTCCTCAGTCAACCATTGGAATGGTGCTCTTCTGGCCCGTGGGCGGCGCCAGATACCGTCTTGCAAGCCAACAGAGATTTGCCGAACATCTTGCCTATGTCCGCCAGAATGGACTTCCGGCTGTACTCGACCTTGCGCAAGCCGGTGGTGAAACTTTCGGTATCGACGCGCGAGTAGGACCATGGGCTTCCGTGCTGAGGCGCGATGCCCAATTTGCAAATCTATATGTTCAACAGGATCCCGCCCGATACCAAGTCATTGTCGCGGGGTCGGCACGCATGTTTGACCGCGACACGGCACCTGGGCCCGACGCTGAAGAACTGCTCAATATCGACGTGCCCGCGCTCATTGTTCCCGGAGCGGACAATTCGCATTCAGCGGCTGCGGCGCGCTATCTTTCGGAGTGCCTTTCCGGCGCGGAATATTGGGACGTGCCGGTTTCCCAGCAGCGCTCCGTGGACACCGCACTACATGTGAGCAGGCACCTTCAGACGATGAAAAGATGA
- a CDS encoding helix-turn-helix domain-containing protein produces MTIAERDIMSGLVKGLAVIETFTAERPRQSISEAAAACGLDRATTRRCLLTLAHEGYSDYDGKYFTLTPRVLRLGIGCLAAMPLPRLIQPLLDSLSEQINESTSVSILDGAEIVYVARAAQRKVMSIGLMPGSRLPAYCTSMGRVMLAALPDGEARARLGASPLPARTPATLTDPDTIMIELERVRAQGYAKIDQEVQIGLRSVAVPLHNIHGHTIAALNVGVAATANDMDDLVERTLPALTRVARDVRMFLR; encoded by the coding sequence ATGACCATTGCGGAACGCGACATCATGAGCGGTTTGGTCAAGGGGCTGGCGGTGATCGAAACATTCACTGCAGAGCGTCCGCGTCAGTCCATCTCGGAAGCAGCCGCAGCCTGCGGGCTGGACCGGGCGACGACCCGACGCTGCCTTTTGACGCTCGCGCATGAAGGCTATTCCGACTATGACGGGAAGTATTTCACGTTGACGCCCCGCGTGCTGCGTCTTGGTATCGGCTGCCTGGCGGCGATGCCGCTGCCGCGTCTGATTCAGCCCCTGCTCGACAGCCTCTCGGAACAGATCAACGAAAGCACCTCGGTCTCGATCCTTGATGGCGCGGAAATCGTCTATGTTGCGCGCGCTGCGCAGAGAAAGGTGATGTCGATCGGACTGATGCCCGGTTCACGCCTGCCGGCTTATTGCACATCTATGGGACGGGTGATGCTGGCCGCGCTGCCTGATGGCGAGGCCCGCGCCCGGCTGGGCGCCTCTCCACTGCCAGCGCGCACTCCGGCGACTTTGACTGATCCGGACACAATCATGATCGAGTTGGAGCGCGTCCGCGCGCAAGGCTACGCGAAGATTGACCAGGAGGTCCAGATTGGACTCCGCTCAGTTGCGGTACCGCTGCACAATATACATGGCCACACCATCGCAGCTCTCAATGTCGGTGTTGCTGCAACGGCCAATGACATGGACGATCTTGTTGAGCGGACCTTGCCGGCGCTCACCAGGGTTGCAAGGGACGTGAGGATGTTCCTCCGATAG
- the pcaF gene encoding 3-oxoadipyl-CoA thiolase, with translation MTDAFICDYIRTPIGRFGGALSSARADDLGAIPLKALMARNAKVDWEAVDDVVMGCANQAGEDNRNVARMSSLLAGLPVGVSGTTINRLCGSGMDAVLYAARAVRAGEAQLMIAGGVESMSRAPFVLPKADTAFSRNAEIHDTTIGWRFVNPLMKAQYGVDSMPETAENVAQDFNVSREAQDRFAVRSQAKAAAAQKNGRLAKEITPVIIPQRKGDPVVVERDEHPRETTLEILAKLPTPFRKGGSVTAGNASGVNDGAAGLIIATEAAAKSFGLTPIARVLGGAAAGVEPRVMGIGPVPASRRLMQRLSLKQSDFDVIELNEAFASQGVAVLRELGIAEDAEQVNRNGGAIALGHPLGMSGARIAGTAALELSLSGGRLALATMCIGVGQGIAIALERV, from the coding sequence ATGACTGACGCCTTCATCTGCGACTACATCCGTACGCCCATTGGCCGCTTCGGCGGCGCGTTGTCCTCCGCGCGCGCCGACGACCTTGGGGCCATCCCGCTCAAGGCACTGATGGCGCGCAATGCCAAGGTGGATTGGGAAGCGGTCGATGACGTGGTCATGGGCTGCGCCAACCAGGCAGGCGAGGACAATCGCAACGTCGCGCGCATGTCGAGCCTGCTGGCAGGGCTGCCGGTGGGCGTTTCGGGGACCACCATCAACCGGCTGTGCGGTTCCGGCATGGACGCTGTTCTCTACGCCGCGCGCGCCGTCAGGGCGGGCGAGGCGCAATTGATGATCGCGGGCGGGGTCGAGAGCATGTCACGTGCGCCCTTCGTCCTGCCCAAGGCGGACACGGCCTTTTCGCGCAATGCGGAAATCCACGACACAACCATCGGCTGGCGGTTCGTCAATCCGCTCATGAAGGCGCAGTACGGCGTGGATTCGATGCCGGAAACCGCCGAGAACGTCGCACAGGACTTCAACGTCAGCCGTGAAGCGCAGGACCGTTTTGCGGTACGCTCGCAAGCCAAGGCCGCCGCCGCGCAAAAGAACGGGCGACTGGCGAAAGAAATCACGCCGGTGATCATCCCGCAGCGCAAGGGCGATCCGGTCGTGGTCGAGCGTGACGAGCATCCACGCGAAACGACGCTGGAGATTTTGGCCAAGTTGCCCACCCCTTTTCGAAAAGGTGGCAGCGTGACTGCGGGCAACGCCAGTGGTGTGAACGATGGAGCGGCGGGGCTGATCATAGCCACGGAGGCTGCGGCGAAAAGCTTCGGACTGACGCCGATTGCGCGTGTCCTCGGCGGGGCCGCAGCCGGCGTCGAGCCGCGCGTCATGGGCATCGGACCCGTGCCGGCCTCGCGCAGGCTGATGCAGCGTCTCAGTCTCAAGCAAAGCGATTTCGACGTTATCGAGCTTAACGAAGCCTTTGCCTCCCAAGGCGTGGCCGTGCTCCGCGAACTCGGCATTGCCGAGGACGCGGAGCAGGTGAACCGCAATGGCGGGGCCATCGCGCTCGGTCATCCGCTGGGCATGTCGGGTGCGCGCATCGCCGGCACGGCGGCGCTGGAACTGTCGTTGAGCGGCGGCAGGCTCGCGCTCGCCACAATGTGCATCGGCGTCGGACAGGGCATCGCGATCGCTCTGGAGCGCGTTTAG
- a CDS encoding LysR substrate-binding domain-containing protein produces the protein MLSPLLRFRHLRCFLETARLGSLTAASEALHVSQPAVSKTIQELETILGVQLFDRSGRRLKLTAAGKAYQGRAGAALADLDRAQQLALHPLLQRSKVRIGVLPTAATGLLPRAALAYRETHSQTVLDVMTGPNWLLLSLLRESQLDLVVGRRPPVGNSEGFSFRSLYWERIVPVVRAGHELLQREWNYTDLTLYPLMLPPRGALISTSVRAWLHSVGIVDPPHAYENVSLAFGREVVLNSDTVWFISEGVVRPEIESGILAILPIRNELLGGPVGVTLRENDEPSSETAALIADLEQAALAIGL, from the coding sequence TTGCTCAGTCCGCTTCTCCGGTTCCGGCACCTGCGCTGCTTCCTCGAAACAGCCCGCCTTGGCAGCCTCACGGCCGCGTCCGAGGCGCTGCATGTCAGTCAGCCTGCCGTCTCCAAGACAATACAGGAACTCGAAACCATTCTCGGCGTGCAACTCTTCGATCGCAGCGGTCGCCGGTTGAAACTGACGGCTGCAGGAAAAGCCTATCAGGGTCGGGCCGGAGCAGCGCTTGCCGATCTCGACCGAGCCCAGCAGCTCGCGCTCCATCCGCTGCTGCAGCGATCCAAGGTCCGTATCGGAGTGCTCCCGACAGCAGCGACAGGGTTGCTGCCGCGCGCAGCACTTGCCTACCGCGAGACGCACTCTCAAACGGTGCTGGATGTGATGACTGGCCCCAACTGGCTCCTGCTCTCGCTTCTGCGCGAGAGTCAGCTTGATCTCGTTGTTGGGCGACGACCGCCTGTGGGCAACAGCGAGGGGTTCAGTTTCCGATCGCTTTATTGGGAGCGCATCGTGCCGGTCGTTCGGGCCGGGCACGAACTGCTGCAACGGGAATGGAACTATACTGACCTGACGCTGTATCCGCTGATGCTGCCGCCGCGAGGCGCCCTCATATCGACCTCGGTGCGAGCCTGGCTTCATTCCGTCGGCATCGTGGACCCGCCGCACGCCTATGAAAACGTATCACTCGCCTTCGGACGGGAGGTTGTGCTGAATTCCGACACGGTGTGGTTCATTTCGGAAGGCGTTGTCCGGCCCGAGATCGAAAGCGGCATTCTCGCCATACTCCCGATCCGAAACGAATTACTTGGTGGGCCCGTCGGCGTAACCTTACGGGAAAATGACGAACCATCATCCGAGACTGCCGCTTTGATCGCGGATCTGGAACAGGCAGCCCTCGCTATCGGTCTCTGA
- the pcaC gene encoding 4-carboxymuconolactone decarboxylase, with protein sequence MTDDLYKRGMETRRAVLGDTHVDRAEAAKTDFDRPFQDLIVRSAWGTVWADDSITRRERSMLTLALLAATGNFEEIPMHVRATVRTGASKRDVMEAFRHVAVYAGVAAANHAIKLAKQTYAELEAAQK encoded by the coding sequence ATGACGGATGATCTCTACAAGAGAGGCATGGAGACGCGGCGCGCTGTCCTGGGCGACACGCATGTGGATCGTGCGGAAGCGGCAAAGACCGATTTTGACAGGCCCTTCCAGGACCTCATTGTCAGGTCGGCATGGGGTACGGTCTGGGCAGATGACTCGATCACGAGGCGCGAGCGCTCCATGCTCACTCTGGCGCTGCTCGCCGCGACCGGAAATTTCGAGGAAATCCCGATGCATGTGCGCGCGACCGTTCGCACCGGCGCGAGCAAGCGCGACGTCATGGAGGCGTTCCGGCACGTCGCAGTCTATGCCGGCGTGGCCGCTGCAAATCATGCCATCAAGCTAGCCAAGCAGACATATGCCGAATTGGAGGCGGCACAGAAATGA
- a CDS encoding 3-oxoacid CoA-transferase subunit A, with protein MDKTIPDLATAVADIRDGMVVMIGGFGGSGAPIELIHALIDLHLKTGQPRNLTVINNNAGNGHVGLAALIEQGMVAKLVCSFPRSADPKVFTDLYLAGGIELELVPQGTLAERIRAGGAGIPAFYTPTSFGTDLAKGKPVEVFEGRSYLRERWLKADVALIKANVGDTLGNLTYRMAARNFNPLMAMAAARTIVQVSRIVPPGGIDPESVVTPGIFVQGIVEVANPAQEEELNRADARYPEAV; from the coding sequence GTGGACAAGACAATTCCGGACCTTGCGACTGCTGTTGCCGATATCAGGGATGGCATGGTCGTCATGATCGGCGGCTTTGGCGGGTCGGGCGCGCCGATCGAACTGATACACGCGCTGATCGACCTGCACCTCAAGACCGGCCAGCCGAGGAACCTCACGGTCATCAACAACAATGCCGGAAACGGCCATGTCGGCCTCGCCGCCCTGATCGAGCAGGGCATGGTCGCCAAACTGGTTTGCTCGTTCCCGCGATCCGCCGATCCGAAGGTGTTCACCGACCTCTATCTTGCGGGCGGGATCGAGCTGGAGCTTGTGCCGCAAGGCACGCTGGCCGAGCGCATCCGCGCCGGGGGCGCGGGCATTCCGGCCTTCTATACGCCGACCTCCTTCGGCACGGATCTCGCGAAGGGCAAGCCGGTCGAAGTTTTCGAGGGCCGGTCGTACCTGCGCGAACGCTGGCTAAAGGCCGACGTGGCCCTCATCAAGGCGAATGTCGGCGATACGCTGGGCAACCTGACTTACAGGATGGCTGCGCGCAACTTCAATCCGCTGATGGCAATGGCGGCCGCGCGCACGATCGTGCAGGTCAGCCGCATCGTGCCGCCGGGTGGCATCGATCCTGAGAGCGTGGTCACACCCGGCATATTCGTGCAGGGGATTGTGGAGGTCGCCAATCCGGCCCAGGAAGAAGAACTGAACCGCGCTGACGCGCGCTATCCGGAAGCGGTGTAG